The sequence below is a genomic window from Nicotiana tomentosiformis chromosome 6, ASM39032v3, whole genome shotgun sequence.
GGGAGAAAGGGGGTgaagagagtagcataaaaaactattttctactctctaaccaaaactaaaaattattttccggAAAAAGTTTTTCATTCACCAatcaaacaaggaaaaataagtgataaaatcaattattttccatgaaaatattttctaggaaaataatttccataaaaaatattttccttcataccaaacacacacATAGTATATATGCATATACAAAAAATTTAAACCTATCTACATAGTATATTTTTTCGACGAAGGGGTGTCAGTTGATATAACATGCCCCATGTTGATActgataaataaaattatttaattacaaaaaaaaaaaaaaaatactccacTGTTTATAGTCTGAACGAGTGATTAAATGAATCCGTCATATCTAAATAACTCATATAGTTAGAAGTAGAAAATTATTGTAATTGTATCATAAGAGTTATCTAAACACTATGCATATTTCATATGGTCCATTCGAAATAGACAAGTTATTAGCTCTGCCCAAAATAGTGGCTGCCGTGGTTAGAGCGCTCACGTTGCATGTGCGTGAAATCCAAGGACCTCACTCTAGTTTTAGGGACCCATTTCACGTGGACTCTCCAACCTTAATTTCAGAGAATTTAATAATAATTTCATAATACACCAAGAAATGTACTTTAATAATTTCATATATAGTGATTGAGAATTTCTTTTGacatatattaaaaaaattaaaatctatAATTTTCGGtacactatgttatttttgtgatatAAGAAATAAGGGAGTATTTAGTTGTAATATAGTATTCTTAGTGGTCGTTTGATATAatggataaataaaaataattttaaaataaaaatttagtgCTGACATTTTACTTGTTTGGTTACTAATTTtggaataaattattttaaaattaaaaataataccgAAATAACTTATGCCTCACAAATGATAAAATATTAATctcaaaataaattataaaatattaatctcaaaataaattatcattgaataaaatagtaaaattaacATTCTCGACTAATATAACATAACAAACAATCACTAAGAaataatacaagaataattaatcAAATCTTTTTATAAATAATCCCATCGCAACTTGTTTTTAAACCAAACCACCACTAAATACTTTTATTATCAGTATATATATAAACTGGCTGTACGGTCAAATGGAGCAACACTTTTGTTTTCTTTGTCCTTAGTACGAATTGAACTTTTTGCTAAGCTTTTCGAGATCAAGAAAGTAGACCCTTTTCAGGATTTGCTTCAACTCCTTTTTGAATTTTAGTCCACTGTCCAAAAATCACCATGAACGGGAAGTGGAAAGCACCATTTTGCATGCTGTTGGTGTTGTACTCTCTGCTTCTATCCGCTTTGTTTCAGAGCTGCTTCTCTGCCTTTCATCTGCCTCGTCCCATATGGAAGAAGCAGCAGCTAAAATCTGGTTCTTCTATTGTGTTCCCTCTCGCTGGAAACGTATATCCTAAAGGGTATTCACTTCTTTCTTTGTGATGTTCAGTCAATGTGATTTTATGTGTTTTCATTATTTTGGAATCTTGATTGTCAGTGAGCTTTTTAAAGTTTTTTACTTGTTTAAAATTCGTCAATTCTTGAAGGGTTATCTTGGATCATTTTTTTCCTTAAgaatttttgtgtgtgtgtggggggggggggggggggggtaattaGTACTGTGTTTGGTGATAAATACTAGTCAATATTGTATGAAACAAGGCTTTGTTGATAGTTGATACTTACTATGTTTTGTGATAATAGTAGGACTATTGGCTGGTCAATCATACTTATATTGTTTGCTGATTGGGAAGAAATTGAAGAATAGTTTGAAGAGAAAAGGGGGAAATATATGAGAATTGGGGCCAATACAGTGAAAAGAAGGGATTTCTAATATTAGTCAAACAGATGATCAGGCACAAATTCCTACTTTCTACTTTATAATTGTGGACAATAGAGTTCCTTCTGAATCTTAGCTGATAGATATTAAATGAAAGTACAAGTGCTGAAGGGAAAGTTGTGACTGATTTAAGTGATTGCTTCCTGTGTCTAAGCTTTGTAGACAGAGTTATCCAATACCTGTAATGGTGGGAGATAGCAGGTTTCTGGTGGATTAGTCAAGGTGCACATAAACTAGCCCAAACACCACCGTTATTAAAAAACCAAAAGAATTAGATAAATAAAAGATTATCTGTAATTTTCAAGATCTGACATTCATATTTTTTCTTCTGTCTGAAATTCTGAAATAAACATATTTTTATCCATGTTCTTTCTTGTAAATCCAGGTGGTCTCTTTACGTGCAGGTATTATCAGGTGACACTTGAGGTTGGCCAACCTCCCAAACCTTACTCTCTTGATATAGACACTGGTAGTGACCTAACTTGGCTGCAGTGTGATGCGCCTTGTGCGAAATGCACCCCGGTATATTACTGCCTTTTCCTTGTCTGTAACTTAAAATCTTTGAAGTAAAAGTCATCCTGAAAGACCATGAGTTCATCTGATATTTGTATGTCATTATATAAATGCACGTTCAACCCTAAAGCATTAGTCTATTTTGTCTTAACGTACACATGAATATGCGCCATGGCAGGCCCCTCACAGTCTTTacaaaccaaatgaaaatgttgTCACGTGTAAGGATCCTGTATGCACGTCCCTTCACTGGCCCGAGAACCATCCTTGTCACGGCCCGGATGAGCAATGTGATTATGAGGTTGCATATGCAGATCGTGGTTCATCCTTGGGAGTTCTAGTCAAAGACGCTTTTCCACTACGATTCACCAATGGTAGCATTGTTGTTCCTCATCTAGTATTTGGGTGAGAAGCATTTAGTATACCTTTATTTGACCTTAAAAATTTTAACTCTCGAGGCCTTTTTGGTTCTTTCACTCACATTCTTTTGTTAAAATGTGATGCTTCTAATTTGTGACCTCCTGAATTGAGTCATCTTACATAGTTTTGACACCAAGTTGTTTTTTATGGATGAAATTGTTTGCCTTGCCAACAGATGAGCTCCTGAATTGAGTCATCTTACATAGTTTTTGACACCAAGTTGTTATTCATCGATGAAATTGTTTGCCTTGCCAACAGATGAGCTCCTGAATTGAGTCATCTTACATAGTTTTTGACACCAAGTTGTTATTCATCGATGAAATTGTTTGCCTTGCCAAAAGAGAAAAATTAATTGAGTCGTCTTTTGCAGTTGTGGTTACAATCAAGAAGTTCCAGTTTTTACTCATCCACCTTTTACCGATGGAATTCTTGGTCTGGGCAATGGAAAATCAAGCATTGTATCACAATTGAGTGGCTTGGGTCTTATCCGAAATGTAGTGGGTCACTGTTTAAGTGGGCAAggtggagggtttcttttctttGGCGATGATGTTCTTCCCTCATCTGGAATTGCTTGGACACCAATCATGCGAACATCTTCCGAGTATGTCCTCTGCTATGTTATAGGGATTTATATGGAGCAATTTGAACTTTCTGAGCAAGATGTTGATGTATTACTATGATTTCAGAAAGCATTACTCTTTGGGACCAGCAGAGCTCTTTTTTGATGGACAGGCCACAGGAGTGAAGGGTTTTCCTCTAATTTTTGACAGTGGAAGTACCTTCAGTTACTTGAATTCTGAAGCTTACGATATTTTGGTATCTTCGGTAAGATGTGGAAGTGTTTTTATATTCGAAATAGTTGACATTCTGTCTGTGCACTTACAATAATCTATCTTCagataaagaaaaacataaatgcAAAGCAGCTGACTGATGCAGTGGATGACACAAGCCTTCCTGTGTGCTGGAATGGTTCCAAATCCTTTAAAACTGTTAATGATGCCACGAGCTACTTCAAGCCATTAACGCTGAGTTTCATGAAAGCTAAGAATGTTGAGCTTCAACTCCAGCCAGAGGCCTATCTTATACTTACGGTATGCAACTTTTCAACTGCTCCATAGGCTTTATATTATGTCTGGACTATATCAATAACTGGTTTCTGCTCTTATTCTCTCAGGAGCATGGTAATGTATGCTTGGGCATATTGAATGGTACAGAAGTTGGATTAGGAAATTATAATGTGATTGGAGGTACAAAATCAGTCTCCACCCTAGAGATAGTGTCCTGTAAATGAATCCATGCTTACTTGCAAGGTTGTGTTTTAACATTTACAAATAACGATACAATAGCATCAACAAAATGAAGAGAAAATGCAGTTCTTTATCTGCATAAATACTTGGGGGAAACTAGATTTTGATAAGAGTTGGTATCCAAGTTCTTTGTGCATTTAATAAGCTCTTTCTGATTATTTTTTTCATCTACAGATATTTCTCTACTGGACAAAATGGTGATATACGATAACGAGAAACAACGGGTTGGATGGCTTCCAGCAAACTGCAATAGGCTACCGTATTCCCATAACCTTTATTTACATTCTCTTGCTTCTCACATTACTTGGATAGTGTATTCCTCACCAGAAAACATTTTCATTTCATGAACAGCATCAGTCGTGATTATGGAGAAGATTATTATGATGCATACCCTACCAACATGGGCATATTCGGACAGACATGTCCTGCAAAGTTTGATTCTTCGAAGCAGCAGGCAAGAAAATAAGGTGACAAAAGTGAGAAGCTAATGTGGGCTTCGAGCCATTTTCTGTACATGTTGTAGAGTAACAACTATAATTGATCAGTCATTGGGAGTACAAACGTTTTACTGAAATGTTCCCTATGATCTACACTAAGGGTATAAGGTGTATACCAAATACAAATAATAGTACAGGTCTGGCGCACATCACTAGTCAACGAATCCTCTCCTGGCTTTGAGTCTTTCAGTTAGATATACACTTTGGTTCCCCATCGTGATTGCTGGTTGTATGAAGTTTTGGCGATAGACGATGAGTTTACCAGTTGACGTTACATCTGAATTGAGTCAATACACTAGGCTTATACCTGCGAGAAATGGAAACCAAATATGAGATAGAAACTGAAAACAATTTCTTACATACTACATTAAGATATAATAAGATGAAATAGTAAACTCAAATGAGTTCAACTGGCAGTTTGGAAATTTAATGACGAAATCACAAAGGAGTAAGGCATTAGTGCTGAATCGCAGAATTCAGATGCTTACGAAGATGGGCTTCTGAACAAACAGAAATGAACTTCAATTCTTAAAATCTCCTTGCATGTTTTTTTCTTATCTGTGTTTTGGTTTCTCAGAACATCCCAAACTCTTAACGCTTTCAGTATATTATTTAGGCAAAATACTGAACTATACACCTGATCCCTGTTATACACACTTTCTGGGAACAAAAGTCACCTTACACACTCAACCTGCCTGAACTATACAACTAATCCCTGTGTGACACTTTCTGGGAATAAAAGTCACcttacacactcaacctttccAAAGTAGCTAAGACACACCACTTTTTTCTTGACCAGTTTTTCAGAATATGTGTGATATCACGCGCCAATAAAATCATGACACGTgttaataaatttttttaaaaaataaaatacttaaATTTACAAGTATACCTTTAGCATCTCACTTCGCCTCTTTCTATTTTGCAAGGCATGTAAAAACTCTTCAACAATGGCAGCTATCACAACAATGGCAGCCACCATAAAACTCCTCCATCTCTGCCCCAAATCCAAACCCACTTCCCCTATTTCTtctcatcatcaaatcctcataCCCACCCCACCACCAACAACAAACACAATCCCCACCCACTAAACCCTTCTCTTTTTCCTCCATCAACAACCAAAACTCTTCTTCTAAAACCTCCTCTTCTTCATCACCCCTATCATTTTAAGAACTCTACAAAATCCAAtctcaataataaaaataataattcctaGACCCACTGGAATGTTTGACCTCAGTGCCATTCACACAAATATCTGCAACTTTAGATCCAAAGTGTAGCTGGGTTTTGTTTGTTTTGCTTAAGGAAGAAGACCCGCAGGGGACAGCGGGGAGGGTTTCAAAGTTAAGGAACCAAATAATGTTAAAAAGAACAGAATTTTTTTACTGAAATTATTGATGGAAGGTCAAttattctctcttctctctcctctttctctctctcttctgaAACATGTTGTGTAAATCTTCACCGGTGATTTCAAATCATGGGGGAAAGAACTTTCTTCACATCTGGCTCTAAATCATTCGAATTGGCAGGGAATCATGAAGGACGAATTAGATGGTATACACTGATAGAAAGGAACAGGAGATTTAGGAGCAGAATCTACATTGATGAAGAGAATCTGCGCTGGGTTTGTGAATCTCTTGCTCTAGCATCCAGGGGTACAGGGAACTTATGTAGACGTTGGGGAAGGAAGGTTCAAACATACATTTAGTGAGTGTATCAGAACTTCAACAGTTATGGCCGTTTTGTCAGAATTGAAACTTGGGTGGGAGATAGAAGCAATGCAATCATTGTTCCGGAAGATGAACATAACAGGGGCTGGGGAGATTTTGCAGACAAGATATTGAGATTCCTGGGGAAACTTTCAAACAACAAAATCAATCATTTTGCTGATATTCACACAAAGCCTTTTGTTGAAGCTGCCAGAATATATCAATGGCCGGACAAGGTAGTGACTCAAGCAGCAGGTTCTGAGTTAAAGGCGAGAGAAACTTTTTTGCAGAGTTGTATGATTGGCTACTTCAATGACCCATTCAGCTACAACATTCAATTTATTTCAGCTACTCAACCAAGAAACATCAGGGTTTGATTACATCTCATTTTGCTAAGTGTATGAGATTGGAGACCAGCCTTAGCTAAACACATTTAACGATTATGTTAACAGAGAAAATCGAGAAAGAAATCAAACTTCACTGAATAAAAATGCAAGTCAATTTCATGAACGGAAGGTTTTAAATCATGTCATTATCTTACCGATGCATTTAATCAATTAGTCATAGGGACCGAATAACATATCTATCTCTAGAGAAAACATAATCAGGCCATTAAAGAATAAAGTCTATTTGCGTTAGTTGTGGGAAGCTCACCTTAGATGTTCGGGGGTGGTCAAGGAACGCCAAGCAAAATGCTATAGAACATCGATTAAGCACTGCATATTCAGAAGAAATAAATGTCACTGTAAGTCCCAAGTGGGGAAAAAATAGTTTTAAGAGGTTTTTCCAGTTAaaacaagatattctttttcaAATTACCATCTCTTCCTGATCCAGAGGGAAAAACAAGAGGTAAGCCTATGCACTTATGGAAGGACATTTGAATATGCTTAGAAGAAAATATTAATTGTCTCGACTAAGGCTAGCAACTGGGTTGGGCCGGGACCGCCCAACCCGACCGACTAAGGAAAATGAGAGTGTATTTATAATCAAAAAATATTGaggttgttacaatttgtgaaaaaattatgaagttggtgaattggagTCTTAGTCTTCAtcaataatcaattttcaacaagttgttcgtcaattcggaaaactcgttccaactcgtaagtcttaatattatagttttgtttgttttattcaTTTGCTATTACTTGATTAACTAAGATGTCTTCCTTGAGGAATATTTTTGGTAAAAGTAAGAATAACGGAAAATCCAAGACTGGCAAATCTAGTGATACTGTTGTTCCTCCTACCCTGCCCCCAGCTCCCCGAACCATACCTCGTagccgtcctacacctgctattcttgataccgataatagtttattacaatttagcGACActgaattttgccataatattgcacccagTAAATTTTTAAACCATGAATTAATAAATGCTCTCtattctaataattataatactattgATAAAAATGATGATGAGAAAATTGACCTTGATGAAACTAAACCGGaagatgatacacccactagtcctgctcctggtGTTGATCCAACTAGTGATAAcgctgctaatccaaatgatgacCCATCTAATACTCTTGTCACTGtccctactttttctagagaaCCTATCAAACGGCAGGAAACATCTTCTGTTTGGCCACTTTTTACTCAACTAGTTTcaaaaaataaggctaagtgtaaaacttgtagTATGAAGTTAGCTTTAAATATGTGAGAACGTGGTCGGGGACGGGatctttggctagacacataaaaAAAATACCCTAATGATAACGTCAAATATCAACGTCTGAAAGCTCTGGCCGAGGGGAAAAGTGCACCTAATCCTAGTCAGACTGACCCTtgtaccggttcaaatcaatttcaaccggaaattaacactattaccggtggtattttatattatgatccaagaAAAGATCGGGAAGAACTGGCAAAATTGataactgttatgtgcttaccctatagttttccttctgacaCTGCGTTTGTGCATTAcattagaaaaatttataatcctacttataaaggttttcctcgcacaaccgtaaatagcaatatttataaatataagcatgaatatgaacaatatttgagctatttatttactcatataaattgttgtgctcattccataggggggaggaaaactaagaaagatattgccatattttttattgctataataaaattacaagagattgctttgaatatttttttacaatatttttgtctttaaatttgaattaaaaagttaggtcacaattctataataaaattacaaggcattgccttgAATGTTTTTTTAACATCTTTGTCTCTAAgttctatttaattaaaaaaaaattactactTAGCGATGGGCCCATTTAGCCCGTTTGGACCGCGGACCCGACCCGTTTAACCAGGGATTATGAGTTAGTGGGCTCGGTCCCGGGTCGGTTCCTAGAAAAAGCATGTTTAGCCCGTTTATTTAGGGACCATGGCCTGCGGGGCCGGGCCGGCCACTTGTCACCCTTAGTCTCGACAACCTTATACGAGATACCAACTGATCCACACCTAATACCACACACCAATAAAGACCAGGCAGACATCCTCAATAAAAAATGTAACTAAATTCTCTTATACTGCTCATGGGAGTGCTGAACTTTCCAAGACATTTATAAGTTCACTGGTAATCACAAGAAAAATCGATACCCTTATCTGAAGCAGCTGTAGCTTCAATGACTCTGATATCCCGGAAAGATGATGGATCAGCTGGCCAAGTTCCAGAAGGTAATAAATCTAATGAACAGCCGTAGACTTTTGTTCAATGCGACCAGACCCTCATGGaatgattaaaaataaaaggaaCTATGAATTATTGCATGGTATGCACAACAACAGATTTTTCAAGACAACAATAACCATAAAGTAGTGACACAATTGTGTTTTAACCTGTGGTTG
It includes:
- the LOC104092767 gene encoding aspartic proteinase Asp1-like codes for the protein MNGKWKAPFCMLLVLYSLLLSALFQSCFSAFHLPRPIWKKQQLKSGSSIVFPLAGNVYPKGYYQVTLEVGQPPKPYSLDIDTGSDLTWLQCDAPCAKCTPAPHSLYKPNENVVTCKDPVCTSLHWPENHPCHGPDEQCDYEVAYADRGSSLGVLVKDAFPLRFTNGSIVVPHLVFGCGYNQEVPVFTHPPFTDGILGLGNGKSSIVSQLSGLGLIRNVVGHCLSGQGGGFLFFGDDVLPSSGIAWTPIMRTSSEKHYSLGPAELFFDGQATGVKGFPLIFDSGSTFSYLNSEAYDILVSSIKKNINAKQLTDAVDDTSLPVCWNGSKSFKTVNDATSYFKPLTLSFMKAKNVELQLQPEAYLILTEHGNVCLGILNGTEVGLGNYNVIGDISLLDKMVIYDNEKQRVGWLPANCNRLPISRDYGEDYYDAYPTNMGIFGQTCPAKFDSSKQQARK